Proteins co-encoded in one Stomoxys calcitrans chromosome 5, idStoCalc2.1, whole genome shotgun sequence genomic window:
- the LOC106081457 gene encoding anaphase-promoting complex subunit 2 isoform X2, with product MEIVWSDFSETCPIIKECLETPDLCSESEETWEYVYEVLWIEIGSFVRNKLTPSFWSCFKHTQTLSKFYREGETADDLQLQYKLFTNFVNAVKGLDAYYQFVKSSLEKLDSIRKITDHSPSLAKLNELLRSSLLSQLPTNFNNVVFSFYSVSFRVFFNVHQTADQAGQDNADLEESGIPCKGCNQELEKCQCRALLQTINEVNQKLVDLELLDRLAGQSMTFLVQLRIKDHIKNTCHGIFDRSHLKALLTWLDDVVISWLMQVFHSKSMASDAMHIDDSSRTSDAIQSLKVKLTFYVYENYAISVIDQFFSIIIDFPDSIPAIEDLKICMEKINLRRQIINTLKTSLEARILHPGVNTMDILTGYVAAIKAIRYLDSSGVILETVTAPIKEYLRKRSDTVRCVVTSLTETESGPTDLSEELAKGDAAKDGGTAGNVNDELSNWENWQPDPFGLENSVQPRAVKTSRCADIISMVVDIYGSKELFMSEYRNLLADRLLTQLEFSPEKEIRNLELLKLRFGESLLHNCEVMLKDIADSKRINSHIHSDPKYVEQKQFDISSLIISAQFWPSFNKESVELPEPIANEFQKYTKSYEEYKGNRTLNWRTVTGKVCISIELGERVLDMTVAPTQAVIIYHFQTKSEWSLDDLSSLVKIPPSVLRRRMAFWQSHGIIVESQPGVYKLIEDDIPKSQKLPINEIIAEDEDNESAMASASDQREEELQVFWSYIVGMLTNLDSLPIERIHQMLKLFASNGLGVEFTQDDLKDFLQRKVRDHKLIYSGGVYQLAK from the exons ATGGAAATAGTTTGGTCGGATTTTAGCGAAACCTGTCCCATAATAAAGGAATGT TTGGAGACACCCGACTTATGCAGCGAAAGTGAAGAAACCTGGGAGTATGTTTACGAAGTGTTATGGATTGAAATTGGCTCCTTTGTACGCAACAAATTAACTCCCTCCTTTTGGTCTTGTTTTAAACACACACAAactctttcaaaattttatcgcgAAGGCGAGACAGCGGATGACCTTCAGCTTCAGTATAaactgtttacaaattttgtaaatgccGTCAAAGGTCTAGATGCCTATTATCAGTTTGTCAAATCAAGTCTTGAAAAATTGGACTCGATACGAAAGATAACAGATCACAGCCCGTCGTTGGCAAAGCTAAACGAATTGTTGCGGTCTTCGCTGCTTTCCCAACTGcccacaaattttaataatgtgGTCTTTTCGTTTTATAGTGTGTCCTTTAGAGTCTTTTTTAACGTACATCAAACCGCTGATCAGGCAGGGCAAG ACAATGCAGATTTGGAGGAATCCGGAATACCCTGTAAAGGATGTAATCAGGAATTGGAAAAATGCCAATGCCGTGCCCTATTGCAGACCATTAATGAAGTTAATCAAAAGTTAGTTGATTTAGAACTGTTAGATCGTTTGGCAGGTCAatcaatgacatttttagtaCAGCTGCGCATAAAGGATCACATTAAAAACACCTGCCATGGCATATTCGACAGAAGCCACTTGAAGGCATTGCTAAca tgGCTGGACGATGTGGTCATTAGTTGGCTGATGCAGGTTTTCCACAGCAAGTCCATGGCTTCGGATGCTATGCATATCGATGATAGCTCTCGAACCTCGGATGCTATACAAAGTTTAAAGGTCAAGCTGACGTTTTATGTTTATGAAAATTATGCCATCAGTGTAATAGACCAGTTTTTCAGTATTATTATAG attttccGGATTCCATACCAGCGATAGAAGATCTCAAGATATGCATGGAAAAGATTAACCTAAGGCGTCAAATTATCAACACTTTGAAAACCTCATTGGAGGCTCGCATTTTACATCCGGGGGTAAATACCATGGATATTTTAACTGGCTATGTAGCTGCCATCAAGGCCATACGTTATCTGGACAGCAGTGGAGTTATTTTGGAAACAGTCACCGCTCCCATTAAAGAGTATTTAAGAAAACGTAGCGATACTGTACGTTGTGTGGTTACAAGTCTAACTGAAACTGAATCCGGTCCCACCGATTTGTCGGAAGAACTGGCCAAAGGTGATGCGGCCAAAGATGGTGGTACCGCAGGCAATGTCAACGATGAACTCAGCAATTGGGAAAATTGGCAACCCGATCCTTTTGGTCTGGAAAATTCCGTACAGCCAAGAGCTGTAAAGACCTCACGTTGTGCCGACATCATCTCCATGGTCGTGGATATCTATGGCAGCAAAGAGTTATTTATGAGTGAATATCGAAATCTGCTGGCAGACCGTTTGCTTACACAACTGGAATTCAGCCCTGAGAAAGAGATTAGAAATTTGGAATTATTGAAATTACGGTTTGGAGAATCTCTACTGCACAATTGTGAAGTTATGCTTAAGGATATTGCGGATTCGAAACGCATCAACAGCCACATACACAGTGATCCTAAATATGTGGAAC AGAAACAATTTGATATTTCCTCCTTGATAATATCGGCCCAATTTTGGCCATCATTTAACAAGGAGAGCGTCGAATTACCCGAACCTATAGCCAATGAGTTTCAGAAATACACCAAGTCCTATGAGGAATATAAAGGCAATCGCACATTGAATTGGCGCACTGTAACGGGTAAAGTTTGTATAAGCATTGAACTGGGCGAGAGAGTTTTGGACATGACCGTTGCTCCCACACAGGCAGTGATTATATaccattttcaaacaaaaa GTGAATGGTCTTTGGATGACTTGAGCTCTTTGGTAAAAATACCCCCCTCGGTTTTAAGAAGGCGTATGGCCTTTTGGCAATCGCATGGCATAATTGTAGAATCCCAGCCGGGAGTCTATAAGTTGATCGAAGATGATATACCCAAATCACAAAAACTTCCCATCAATGAGATTATCGCCGAAGATGAAGATAATGAATCAGCCATGGCCAGTGCCTCTGATCAGAGAGAAGAAGAATTAcaa GTTTTCTGGTCCTATATTGTTGGTATGCTAACAAATTTGGATTCACTACCCATTGAACGCATACACCAGATGTTGAAACTGTTTGCCTCCAATGGTTTGGGTGTTGAATTCACCCAGGATGATTTGAAAGATTTTCTGCAGCGTAAAGTACGAGATCACAAGTTAATATATTCGGGCGGTGTATATCAGTTGGCAAAATGA